The following coding sequences lie in one Musa acuminata AAA Group cultivar baxijiao chromosome BXJ1-8, Cavendish_Baxijiao_AAA, whole genome shotgun sequence genomic window:
- the LOC135587813 gene encoding ethylene-responsive transcription factor ERF038-like, with the protein MEHAEEMRADAAVHYRGVRKRKWGKWVSEIREPGKKSRIWLGSFESAEMAAVAHDVAALRLKGHDAQLNFPESAEQLPRPRSSDPKDIRSAALEAAARLRCKTTTARAGMSSALERLGNDELGLDSPKMWLDLAEALLLTPPAWNSEVSELEDWEHHGSLWDPFP; encoded by the coding sequence ATGGAGCATGCGGAGGAGATGAGAGCAGATGCGGCGGTGCATTATCGAGGGGTGAGGAAGAGGAAATGGGGCAAATGGGTGTCGGAGATCCGGGAGCCGGGGAAGAAGAGCAGGATATGGCTGGGGAGCTTCGAGTCGGCGGAGATGGCGGCGGTGGCGCACGACGTGGCGGCGCTGCGGCTCAAGGGCCACGACGCGCAGCTCAACTTCCCGGAGTCGGCGGAGCAGCTGCCGCGGCCCAGGAGCTCGGACCCCAAGGACATCCGCTCCGCGGCGCTGGAGGCGGCCGCGAGGCTCCGGTGCAAGACCACCACCGCTCGGGCCGGGATGTCGTCGGCGCTGGAGCGGCTCGGGAACGACGAGCTCGGCCTCGACTCCCCCAAGATGTGGCTGGACCTGGCCGAAGCGCTGCTGCTAACCCCACCGGCTTGGAACAGCGAGGTGAGCGAGCTCGAGGACTGGGAACACCATGGATCCTTATGGGATCCCTTCCCGTAA
- the LOC103994724 gene encoding protein TIC 40, chloroplastic, with translation MDNLVLLSKFSVPVAAPNLCEIPNRRRAAGSSLSPLRAGRGRRVGNGGRRPGFVFLALKNGSSDRALSDAGHQKLKTHVFGSVSSSSNKELTTNSGVAPPLVPSSPSSIGSPLFWVGVGVGLSVIFQVVAAKLKRHALQQAFKTMMDQAAPQGGQFNNPSFGPGLPFPFPSTVSSPPTASTLSTAHVSSQQPVTVDVPATKVESTSTSEIGDETQLEEAKPKKAAFVDVSPEELLQSDPSYLKESIKASPVETQSVKEVPSNGPVKQDGSAPNGQSQSRKSPSPLSVEALEKMMEDPTVQKMVYPYLPEEMRNPETFKWMMQNPQFRQQMQDMLSNMGGNNEWDNRLTESLKNFNLSSPEIKQQFEQVGLTPEEVISKIMENPDVAMAFQNPKVQAAILDCSQNPLSIAKYQNDKEVMDVFTKISELFPGVSGYP, from the exons ATGGATAATCTCGTCCTCCTCTCCAAATTCTCCGTCCCCGTAGCGGCTCCAAATCTTTGCGAGATCCCAAACAGGCGGCGAGCGGCTGGTTCTTCTCTTTCCCCGCTCCGTGCGGGACGCGGCAGACGAGTCGGAAACGGTGGGAGACGTCCCGGGTTCGTTTTCTTAGCCCTGAAGAATGGAAGCAGCGATCGAGCCCTATCTGATGCTG GCCATCAAAAACTCAAGACACATGTTTTTGGAAGTGTCTCATCTTCAAGCAACAAAGAGCTGACAACTAATAGTGGAGTAGCACCACCTCTGGTCCCTTCATCACCGTCATCCAT AGGTTCACCCCTGTTTTGGGTTGGAGTTGGAGTTGGTCTATCAGTAATATTCCAAGTG GTGGCGGCAAAATTAAAG AGACATGCACTTCAACAAGCTTTCAAGACAATGATGGATCAAGCAGCACCTCAAGGTGGACAATTCAATAATCCTTCCTTTGGACCAGGCTTGCCTTTCCCGTTTCCTTCTACAGTATCATCACCTCCTACTGCATCAACTCTGTCAACGGCACATGTTTCTTCCCAGCAGCCTGTTACAGTAGACGTTCCAGCCACAAAAGTGGAATCAACTTCAACGTCTGAAATTGGAGATGAAACTCAATTAGAAGAGGCAAAACCAAAAAAAGCTG cttttgtgGATGTTTCTCCAGAAGAACTATTGCAAAGTGATCCTTCTTATCTAAAAGAGTCCATAAAGGCAAGTCCAGTGGAGACTCAGTCCGTGAAGGAA GTTCCATCAAATGGACCTGTTAAGCAGGACGGAAGTGCTCCAAATGGACAATCCCAATCTC GCAAGTCACCATCTCCCTTGTCGGTTGAAGCATTAGAGAAAATGATGGAAGATCCAACTGTGCAGAAAATGGTTTACCC CTATTTACCTGAAGAAATGAGGAACCCAGAGACTTTCAAGT GGATGATGCAAAATCCACAATTTCGCCAGCAAATGCAAGATATGCT AAGCAACATGGGTGGCAATAATGAATGGGACAACCGACTGACTGAGTCCTTGAAAAATTTTAATCTTAGCAGTCCTGAGATCAAACAGCAATTTG AACAGGTAGGCCTCACTCCAGAAGAAGTTATATCTAAAATAATGGAAAATCCTGATGTTGCTATGGCATTTCAAAATCCTAAAGTGCAAGCTGCCATCTTAGAT TGCTCACAAAATCCACTTAGCATTGCAAAATATCAGAATGACAAGGAG